A stretch of DNA from Rhizobacter sp.:
GTTTCATACGAACGCCTAACGTGCTACATGAGAGGCGGCGCCCGGCCTGCCGGGCGACGTCCTCTCGATGGGCGGGTTATACGCAGCCCCAACGCCGAAGGCAAACGGGCTGCAGAGGGAAGAGGCAGCTCGAAGCTGAGCCAGCCTGCAGGAAGCAAAGGGCGGCCGCGACTGGCCACACCTTCCGGTGGGTGGCAAAGCACAGGCCAACTCTCGAACGCCGACCAGAGGCAGCGCGTTCAGCCGCGGTCCCGATGGGCGGCGCTCAGGTAGTGGCATGTCATGCCAGAGCGTGGCCGCCAAGTGGCGGCGCCGAGCTTTGAATGGCACGGACGACACGCTCATATGCTCCTAGCGAGGCGTATAACGTTTGACATGAGAGGCGGCGCAAGGGCGTAGCCCTTGTGACGTCCTCTCGATGGAAGGGTTAGGCGGCGCGCCGCGGCCTGCCTGTGACTTAGCAGCGCTGCACGGCCTGGCGCACATGGTGCCACCACTTCGGGCCTCTCGACAAAGCGAACGAGCCAAGCTGCCGTACCCGGCAGCGCCCATGGACTGACTGCCAGGCGCAGCACTGCGGCGCAGAGCGCCAACCACGAACACGGTTGAACCGGCCGTGCCTACTGAGCGAGCAGTGCGAGAAAGAGCTTGGCCTGAACGGTAGAGCCCAGCCTGACGAACAACGGCGGTTCTCACCTCGACGCTCCCAGCCGGAACTGAAAAACGGACCTTGGAACCTGCGGCGCGGTGCGAGGCCAGCCAAGGAATAAGCGAGCTTCAGCCGACTTGGTGGGACGCCTCGATGCCGGCGCTTGCGAATGCGGCTTTGAACGAAGGCTCAGTGGCAACAAGAACACTTCGCACCTCTCGCGATGCCTAACGTTTGACATGAGAGGCATGACCCGGCTTGCCGGGGCATGTCCTCTCGATGGAAGGGTTAGCCGTCGGCCTACTGCGTGAAAGCGAACGACCCGAGAACCTTTTCAAAGACGGGCGAAAGTTGTGCAAATGCTTGTTTTGCGGAGTTTTCGTCGGCTACTGAAACCCCGCAGTTGATGGACCAGATTTGACCCGGCGTGAGCGTCATTGCAATGATCTGTCGTCGCACATACTTTCCTTGAAGGTTTTCCATATCAGCGTCTATGACCCCTACCAGCGCTGGTATTGAGTTGATCGCTGCGCGTCGTGTTGAAAGCACCCGAATATTCGTTGCAACAGCGCCTATGTATCCGGCCCATGACGCTGAGTCAGTACCGAGTGCGCGAATCTCCGCGTTTAGCTCAGCTTGGGTCATGCGCTCAATTTCCTTGCTCCGCTTGGCGACGACGTTGCAGTTGCCCGCTCCGGACGGCGGGCTTGCGGAGAACCTGGTGTTTGGCGTTCTCTTCGGTGGTTGTACCCAGTGTGATGGATAGCTGATCCTGAAGCCGGCCGTTTGATCTGTGAACGTTGGCCAAAAGTTAGAGTTTGCCGAGTCAACATCCCGACCGAATGCAGGGCAAGCGGCTATGAGCAAGGCCACCTGTAAGCCCATCATCGTTCTATGAAATCTCGGCTTTTTACGACGCATGAATGCGAACTCCGACGGCTAACGTTTGACATGAGAGGCGGCGACCGGCTTGCCGGGCGACGTCCTCTCGATGGAAGGGTTAGGCAGCAGTGGTGGCACGGCATTCATACGGGTGCCTCCTTCTTGGCTCGGACCTTCACTCGAACTCTATGCCCACGGCCACCATGCGCGGTATAGAGAATAAGAAAAAGGTACCCGCGCTCTGCCTTGGCAACGATGTCTTCTGTCTGATCAGCGAGACCTATCCATTGCGCGCCAACTTCAAAGCGATACGGAATGCGCTGTGCTTGCGATGGCTCGTTGACTATGAATGCTTCCGTTGCCTTCTTGCGAGTGATGTAGGCGCACCACCAAGACTCAAAGTACATACCACCCAAGTTTGTGATCGTCGTTGGTTGATCTCCAACATTCATCGCGGTGATCGAGATGTACGTCTTGGGATCTGGGATGTGGCCGCCAAGAATCTTCATTCCGGTGGACGCTGACAAATCAACCTTGGGGCCAGACGCCAGCCACTTGTACGCATCCCAGCCCAAAACGAACGTTGAGATGATCGCCGCGTACGCGGCTATGCCTAGAGTGAGAAGTTCGTTCTGATTGAAGGTATAGGCCGCCATATGTTGGTCTCCCTGGTGCCCGGGACGCGATTCTGCTGCCTAACGTTTGACATGAGAGGCATGACCCGGCTTGCCGGGGCATGTCCTCTCGATGGAAGGGTTAGGCGTCGGCCCTTTTCTCCGGTATGAATACAACTTGGCCACCTTCTTCTTCCTTGTAGACGATAACGAACTTGCCGGGAACCGAACCGAGTTTCATGTCAGCGACCGCTGCATCGGTGATTCTTTCGCCTGACGAGTTGTCGATGTAGCTGACTAAACGAAACGGAACGAACTCTGTGAGGATTTCGTAGTGGACGTCAACAACGGCTCGTTTGACCGTGTGGAGCGAATTGGTCTCTTCGTCTCGGATAGTCAAGTCGGGTGTTGGGAAGATGATGGTCTTGACTCCATCAGGCGGTGGGGTGCTTTCATGCGGAATCTTCTTAAATTCGTTTCGTGCTGCAGCGATTAGAAGCTCCGGTTCGACCGGATTTCCAGTGGCCGTAAGTACCGTGTACTTGGATGGCAGAGATTCCAGATGTTCTTCTGGCTCGAAGAGCCAACTTACGTGCTTTACCTGCCTTGTGGTTCCTGTGACTCCGGAGGTTCCAAGCCAGTTAAAGGATTCGACATCGGTGAGGCCGAGAGTTCGAATGCCGAGGTGTTGAGCCTTGCTAAGAGCCGTCTTGGTAAATCCTCGGGAAGACACAACTACGCCTTGATGAATTCCCGTGTCTTGGCACTTTGCGAAGAAGGCTTCGATTTCATTGACGGTGACTTTGCGAGAGCGATCTCGGCATTCGGCTGCGATGCGAGTGATGTGATGCCCGCTAGATGCGATGAGAAGAACATCGTGTTCTCGTTGTTCACCAGTGACGCGGTCCTTGAGGAAGGCTGGCGACTCAACCCGAACCGCTCCTTGGTGGCCGAGCGCCTTCTCTAGCGACGCGACAAGTTTTTCAAGGTCTTTTCCCGGGCGAGAAGGATGGCTCATGCGCGATTCCGACGCCTAACGTTTGACATGAGAGGCATGACCCGGCTTGCCGGGGCATGTCCTCTCGATGGAAGGGTTAGGCGTCATTGTGAGCCTGCCCCTGGAATAGGCAGGAACGGGCCCCCTGCGCCCAATTGGATTTCGACGCGGTGCCGTATGTACTCATCAGCGTGAGATCTGGCGATAGAAATTGCCTTCTCTACGAGGGGCCTGCTTGCTTCCGGATACGACTCTGCGTCCAGGTTCAAGAGCGGAATGATCCGCTGGAGGACGTGTGTTTCGGGGTTTTCAACGAATTCGCGCAGAAGCTCTCCTCGGATTTCGTTTCGGAGGTCTGAAAGGTCTTCGGCTCTCGGGTTGTCGGTTGCCCAGTAGAACGCGCTGGCAGCTCCAGCCTTTTCTTCGTTCGTTCCTTCGCGTAGGTACCTGAGCAAACGGCGATTGACCTCCCCACTGCCCCATGAGCGAACGCAAGGTTCTATGTACATCCGATTCAGGCTGGGGTTCCGCTCATGAACACTGGCCTGAACGAAGGCGCTTAGTAGGCGCTTTGGGATTGGCTGTCTTTGGAACAGAAGGGCAACGAACTTCTTTCGTTTGAAATCGCCAAGCGCGGAAGACAGCCACTCCCAATCGGTGGGAGTGTTTCTTTGAACTCGTCTTCGCGCTTCTTCCATCGCCAAGTGGGCACCAGGGCCTGGCTGTGGAACCGCCTCTGACCAGCGTTTGTAGTACTCAAGCCACTCCATTTGTGGCGCCTAACGTTTGACATGAGAGGCCCGACCCGGCTTGCCGGGACGGGTCCTCTCGATGGAAGGGTTAGGCGCCAGTTTGCCCGAGTAGCCCAGCAATTTGCCAAGCACTGGAGCCCTGACTTCTACCGAGAACCGATATAGCCGGCCCTCGATGCCCTTGGAGGCGAGGGTAGTGGGAAGGATGGTTCTCGGAATTGGAATGCCAAAGAGACGGGTCTTTCGATGCTGCCAGTGCCAACCGCCATCTTTGACCTCTACGCCGAGCACCAGGCTTAGATGACTGGACTGCTCAAGCCAGTGGCCCGACGGATAGTGGCCAATAGGTTGGAACTTCGAATTGAACTGGCTTTGCCCATTGAAACTGCGGCCCCAGTGCAGAACTCCGGCTTTGCTTTGAATGCTGACCTGCAGATCGTGAGTGCCTGCGAGCACAGGCACGCCCATACGAGAAGCGAGGCGCCTACCGACAATGCCTGCGAGACCTTGGCCAAAGGACACCTCCACCGGCCCGTGCAGGATGCCGCCCTCTCGATGCAGACGCTGAAGTAGAGGATGAAGCTCGGTGAAGCCTTCCCCAAACCACTCTTCGACTACTGCGCTCATCTCGCCTTCTGGCGCCTAACGTTTGACATGAGAGGCATGACCCGGCTTGCCGGGGCATGTCCTCTCGATGGAAGGGTTAGCTTTCTTGTTGCACAACGACGTGCTTCTCATCCATGACCAATGCTTGAGGTGCTAGACCTTGATGCATTCGATCCTGAAAGAAATTTGAACCGATTCCGTCACTCCATTGCCCAACCGTATAGCTCTTAAGAAGCTCGACTTCCTTTGGCTTGAGCGGCCTTGTGAGTGAGTACTTTGTTTTGGCAATTAGCTGCTTCGACCTTGCATCGAATGCGAATGCGAGTGAGCCGCCTGAAATGCCAATGCCTGCGATGGCCTCCAGCTCGCCATCACCGATGTGATCGGAGAACACTTCTTCGTCGTACAGAAGTCCGTCAAGAGAACGCAGCGTGGCAACGTCTTCCACAAAGACTCCACTTTCCCCTGTCTCTGGATCAACTTGGTTGAAGTCAAAGACTCCGGCGGGATATGAAAAGGTGATGGTTGGCATGACGCTCTCAAGAAAGCTAACGTTTGACATGAGAGGCGGCGCCCGGCTTGCCGGGCGACGTCCTCTCGATGGAAGGGTTAGACGCCATCGCGCCCGAACACCGTGATGTCGCTGGACGTGGCAACGACAAGGCTTTGACCTGAGCGGGAGAAGCCGCAAGCTCGAAGCTCAGAGTCGCTGCCAATCTTATGGAAGCGACTTGTTTTGCCATACAGAGAGTCGTACAGAGAGGCAAATGGCTCTAGCAACAGAATCTCGTGAACTGGCCATTCGAGAGTGACCAATTCGATTGACCAACCGTCATCTGTTGCGGTGGGAAGACCGCCACCAGCAGGCCCCGAAATTCGAATCGCTTTGCCTTCGAGTGGGCCTATTCCTTCTGCTTCGAGAAGTCGTCCGTCTTCGTAGTACTCGCTGTCGTCGCGAGCTATCTTCTTCCCTGACTGGCAATCGATGACTCCACGGCCTGCGCTTGAGACGACAAGAAGAAGCTCGGAGTTTGGATCAAACCCGACAGCGCGTAAGCCGCCCACTGCGACCATGCTCACCTTGTGCCAAGGATTGGGTGGCTGAACGGTTTGAAGCGCGCGAAGTTCTTTGCGCAGCGGATCAAGGTGCTTTGTGTTCATGGCGTCTAACGTTTGACATGAGAGGCGGCGCCCGGCTTGCCGGGCGACGTCCTCTCGATGGAAGGGTTAGGCGCTTCCACACTTAGGCCCGCCATGAGATTAGTGGGGCCGCGATGAAGAAGCGGGATTCGATGCTGCGCAAGCTATGCGCAACCTCTCTGCGAACTCTGCTGCTTGTGCTTGCGTGAGACGTAGATCAATTGGAACGTCTTGCACAAGGAGCCTGGCGGCAACATTTCCATCCGGCAGTTTCTGCGCGTCGGAGGCACTCAGAATCATGAGATTCTGTAGCTCGGGCATCACGGCCCCGAGCGGTGTTTTGGACGTTCGATTCTTCGCGGCAACTTGACCGGCAGTGAGGATGGCAGTTAGCAAGCGGCTCATCT
This window harbors:
- a CDS encoding restriction endonuclease, with the protein product MSHPSRPGKDLEKLVASLEKALGHQGAVRVESPAFLKDRVTGEQREHDVLLIASSGHHITRIAAECRDRSRKVTVNEIEAFFAKCQDTGIHQGVVVSSRGFTKTALSKAQHLGIRTLGLTDVESFNWLGTSGVTGTTRQVKHVSWLFEPEEHLESLPSKYTVLTATGNPVEPELLIAAARNEFKKIPHESTPPPDGVKTIIFPTPDLTIRDEETNSLHTVKRAVVDVHYEILTEFVPFRLVSYIDNSSGERITDAAVADMKLGSVPGKFVIVYKEEEGGQVVFIPEKRADA
- a CDS encoding DUF4166 domain-containing protein; protein product: MSAVVEEWFGEGFTELHPLLQRLHREGGILHGPVEVSFGQGLAGIVGRRLASRMGVPVLAGTHDLQVSIQSKAGVLHWGRSFNGQSQFNSKFQPIGHYPSGHWLEQSSHLSLVLGVEVKDGGWHWQHRKTRLFGIPIPRTILPTTLASKGIEGRLYRFSVEVRAPVLGKLLGYSGKLAPNPSIERTRPGKPGRASHVKR